In Oscillatoria sp. FACHB-1407, a single window of DNA contains:
- a CDS encoding ATP-binding protein, whose product MQRSSTDQAISDRDSDPAKQVSLSLSHAAWQRLTEAAERQGVSQSELVEQFARSLQSDRSAGQSCHDAISNGMSAPPDEPIEDEDQDSEAAIMLLNRSLQRRVEELQTLFDVIPICIAIAEDPDCHYVRANPPLIKLLGVPPRRNASQTPLEIADLPTFKLCCDGRELLPEELPLQRAINTGTTIHDINIDIVRSDGAIFKLFGYSAPLFDEMGKPRGAVSAFVDVTERKRTEAALVQANERFELASAAVRGVLYEWNAETNHIERSQGLVDLIGYHPDEAEPTIDWWNQHVHPDDIEKLTAIAHDALMTGKSHFTNEYRVRHRDGQYRHVWDRAVIERDRHGNVTRIIGWSFDITHRVKAEVERAQLLEREQQARAEAERAQQQLISIFETSPVGIGFLDAEQRFIAINEALAEINGMSQEEHLGQTISDLFGQADPALVELFQRIYSTGTPFTSPHLAINVPRRSDRRPGYYKVYYLPILQNDDQVESVLIYVLDETERFRLQEARRFLAESGNVLASSLDYQVTLTSIAELAVPALADWCSVYIQDEDSQTRPLIVTHVNPKKVAWAQELQQRYPYNPDEPLGVPQVIRTGKSEIYSDIPDALLVEAARDEYHLQLLREVGFSSVMIVPIKVHERTLGAITFTSAESGRHYDQIDLALAEELGRRAALAVENAQLYNLAQRDRAKAEEANRIKDEFLAVLSHELRSPLNPILGWTKLLKTRNFDTATRDRALDTIERNAKLQTQLIEDLLDVSRILQGKMILNVADVDLKATIRAALETVRLAAEAKGIQIHTSFAADVEPVMGDAGRLQQIIWNLLSNAIKFTPSGGRVDVRLEKVANEDWGEPGKPPYVSHSRFPLLTHAQITVSDTGKGIRPEFLPHVFDYFRQEDSTTTRRFGGLGLGLAIVRHLTELHGGTIDVYSAGEGQGASFKVRIPISQAQPTNPPSHEPEHPLLTYTSPLHQTRILVVDDETDARDLVTVILQEHQAIVRSAASATQALATLREFQPHLIISDIGMPEVNGYTLLHQVRHQLPEYAKVPAIALTAYASETDQQQALRAGFQLHLAKPIDPNHLVEAIASLLKE is encoded by the coding sequence ATGCAACGTAGCTCAACCGACCAAGCTATTAGCGATCGCGATTCAGACCCTGCAAAACAGGTCAGCTTATCGTTAAGTCACGCTGCCTGGCAGCGATTAACAGAGGCAGCTGAGCGGCAGGGCGTTTCTCAATCTGAGTTAGTTGAGCAGTTTGCACGTAGCCTACAGAGCGATCGCTCTGCGGGGCAATCCTGCCATGACGCGATCTCGAATGGGATGTCTGCCCCACCCGATGAGCCGATCGAAGACGAAGATCAAGACTCTGAAGCAGCAATTATGCTGTTAAACCGGAGCTTGCAGCGTCGCGTCGAAGAGCTACAAACACTGTTTGATGTCATTCCAATTTGCATTGCGATCGCCGAAGATCCCGATTGTCACTACGTTCGCGCCAATCCGCCCCTAATCAAGCTGTTGGGAGTTCCACCCCGACGCAACGCTTCTCAAACCCCATTAGAGATAGCAGATTTGCCCACGTTTAAGTTGTGTTGTGATGGGCGAGAACTGTTGCCAGAAGAACTACCTCTGCAACGCGCCATCAACACCGGAACAACGATCCACGACATCAACATCGACATCGTTCGATCGGATGGAGCCATTTTCAAGTTATTTGGCTACTCCGCTCCTCTGTTTGATGAGATGGGCAAACCCCGTGGAGCCGTCAGTGCCTTCGTTGATGTCACTGAGCGCAAACGTACCGAGGCGGCTCTGGTGCAAGCTAACGAACGGTTTGAACTCGCCTCTGCCGCGGTGCGTGGGGTGTTGTATGAATGGAACGCAGAGACGAATCACATTGAGCGATCGCAAGGCCTCGTTGACTTGATCGGCTACCATCCCGATGAGGCAGAACCCACCATCGACTGGTGGAATCAACACGTTCATCCCGACGATATCGAGAAACTGACTGCGATCGCTCACGATGCCTTAATGACAGGCAAAAGCCACTTCACTAACGAATATCGGGTGCGCCACCGAGACGGGCAATATCGCCATGTTTGGGACAGAGCCGTTATCGAGCGCGATCGCCACGGCAACGTCACTCGCATCATTGGGTGGAGTTTTGACATCACCCATCGCGTCAAAGCCGAAGTCGAACGTGCTCAACTGTTAGAGCGAGAGCAACAAGCCAGAGCCGAAGCAGAGCGGGCACAGCAGCAACTCATTTCGATTTTTGAAACTTCCCCCGTTGGTATCGGCTTTCTAGACGCTGAGCAACGGTTTATCGCCATTAACGAAGCTCTAGCTGAGATCAATGGCATGAGCCAGGAAGAACATCTAGGACAGACAATTTCAGACTTGTTTGGTCAAGCTGACCCTGCTCTCGTAGAACTGTTTCAGCGCATCTACAGCACAGGCACCCCCTTTACATCGCCGCATTTAGCGATCAACGTACCCAGACGCAGCGATCGCCGTCCGGGATACTACAAAGTCTATTACCTGCCCATTCTGCAAAATGATGACCAGGTGGAATCGGTGTTGATCTACGTGCTCGACGAGACAGAACGATTTCGTCTGCAAGAGGCACGCCGCTTTTTAGCTGAGTCTGGCAATGTGCTCGCCTCATCCCTCGACTATCAAGTCACGCTCACCAGCATTGCCGAACTGGCTGTGCCTGCTCTAGCAGACTGGTGCAGCGTCTACATTCAAGATGAAGACAGTCAGACGCGCCCGCTAATTGTGACGCACGTCAATCCTAAAAAAGTTGCCTGGGCACAGGAGTTGCAACAACGGTATCCCTACAACCCCGATGAACCCCTTGGAGTCCCTCAAGTGATTCGCACAGGCAAGTCTGAGATTTATTCGGATATCCCCGATGCGCTGTTAGTTGAAGCCGCACGAGACGAATATCATTTGCAGTTGCTCCGTGAGGTGGGCTTCAGTTCGGTGATGATCGTGCCCATCAAGGTGCATGAGCGGACGCTGGGAGCAATCACCTTTACCAGCGCAGAGTCGGGGCGACACTACGATCAGATCGATCTGGCGTTAGCAGAAGAATTGGGACGACGGGCTGCCCTTGCCGTCGAAAACGCGCAACTGTACAACCTGGCACAACGCGATCGCGCCAAAGCTGAAGAAGCCAACCGTATCAAGGACGAGTTTTTAGCGGTGCTCTCCCACGAGTTGCGATCGCCCCTCAACCCTATTCTCGGATGGACAAAACTGCTCAAGACCCGTAACTTTGATACGGCTACGCGCGATCGCGCCCTGGATACGATTGAGCGCAATGCCAAACTACAAACCCAACTGATTGAAGACTTGCTGGATGTGTCCCGCATTTTGCAGGGCAAGATGATCCTCAATGTGGCGGATGTCGATCTCAAAGCCACTATCAGAGCGGCTCTTGAAACCGTGCGGTTGGCGGCTGAGGCAAAGGGGATTCAAATTCACACCTCCTTTGCTGCCGATGTTGAACCTGTAATGGGCGACGCAGGGCGATTACAGCAGATCATCTGGAATTTGCTCTCAAACGCGATTAAGTTCACGCCATCGGGTGGGCGGGTTGACGTGAGACTGGAGAAAGTAGCCAATGAGGACTGGGGAGAGCCTGGGAAACCCCCTTACGTGTCACACTCCAGATTCCCCCTTCTTACCCACGCTCAAATCACCGTCAGCGATACAGGCAAAGGCATTCGACCAGAATTTTTGCCCCATGTTTTCGACTACTTTCGCCAGGAAGACAGCACCACGACCCGTCGCTTTGGGGGCTTAGGATTGGGACTGGCGATCGTTCGACATCTGACCGAGCTTCATGGAGGCACAATCGATGTCTACAGTGCTGGAGAGGGGCAGGGAGCCTCATTTAAGGTGCGGATTCCCATCTCTCAGGCGCAACCCACCAACCCTCCGTCTCATGAGCCAGAGCACCCCCTGCTTACTTACACCTCGCCACTGCATCAAACCCGCATCTTAGTGGTGGATGATGAAACCGATGCGCGGGATCTGGTCACGGTGATTTTGCAGGAGCATCAGGCAATTGTGCGATCGGCAGCCTCCGCCACTCAGGCATTAGCAACGTTACGCGAGTTTCAACCACACCTGATCATCAGCGATATTGGAATGCCCGAAGTGAATGGGTATACCCTCTTGCATCAGGTACGTCATCAACTCCCGGAATATGCCAAGGTTCCCGCGATCGCCCTGACTGCCTATGCCAGCGAAACCGACCAACAACAGGCATTACGAGCCGGATTTCAACTTCATTTAGCAAAACCTATTGACCCAAATCATCTGGTAGAAGCGATCGCCTCTTTGTTGAAGGAATAG
- a CDS encoding CARDB domain-containing protein, which yields MPVDRIGNTPRQATTIDAGVGFRRYRDQIGGADRNDYFRLNLSDRRSYSISLTPSTADAQLQLLDAAGRVIQRSRRSGRSRKVINTVLEVGTYFIRVFSARRGRVATRYLLGVSATAIPEEPVVDRVGNSSTQASDLGILTGDRTLTEAIGGADPRDYYRFNLTQLSKLTLNLDNRINSVSLLQRDGAAIAGQWTATDTGQQWSWELLPGTYYIQLEAAPAQPNTNYTLAITTTPDRAGSTPNQALDLGTLTQTQTVSNWLGSSNTSDYYRFTLNRDINLSLALNGLGQSVGSIALLDSNDSTLQFATGSGSTASITQDLTAGTYYVQVLGNSDYTLTLNLPAADLVATAFSTPYALSVGSSFTTQFQLQNVGTESVGAFRVNFYLSSDTQITRGDRLLGHYDIAALNANSRTGTLNTVLTLPDANDLFWQTDGTYYIGMAIDPLRAVRETDETNNSNQGITFDQDAVNISGLPNTRPFNIDIDYSSDTIGWFTPQRRAALEAAASIWEKIIQNDLFGAIDLTLNVRADELGGTTAGRAWASSEFNPNASIEFDLSTNWFFDASPNTADDIPANTLDFISVAVHEIGHTLGFSGVDNEFNSRVVNGAFTGINARAYNGGNSIPLSGDGSHIRPGYEFGTSGAPLMNPFVASGTRILPTVLDLAILDDIRFTVNYGAASQNRSNNSASSQPISYAQCGCAACITNLNSDRQSVFSGI from the coding sequence ATGCCTGTAGACCGTATTGGCAACACACCCCGACAGGCAACCACGATCGATGCGGGAGTTGGTTTTAGACGCTATCGCGATCAGATCGGGGGGGCCGATCGCAACGACTACTTCCGGCTTAACCTGAGCGATCGCCGCAGCTACAGTATTTCGCTCACACCATCGACCGCCGATGCACAACTTCAACTGCTAGATGCGGCAGGGCGAGTGATTCAGCGATCGCGACGGTCTGGCAGAAGTCGTAAAGTAATCAACACAGTTTTAGAGGTTGGAACCTATTTCATTCGGGTGTTTTCGGCTCGGCGGGGTCGCGTAGCCACTCGATATCTGTTAGGGGTTTCCGCGACTGCAATACCTGAAGAACCTGTAGTCGATCGCGTGGGGAATAGCTCAACTCAAGCGAGTGACCTCGGCATCCTGACGGGCGATCGTACGTTGACAGAGGCGATCGGAGGGGCTGATCCACGCGATTATTACCGCTTTAACCTGACCCAACTCAGCAAACTGACGCTCAACCTCGACAACCGCATCAATTCGGTGTCACTGCTCCAACGAGATGGGGCAGCGATCGCGGGTCAGTGGACTGCCACCGATACAGGGCAACAATGGAGTTGGGAACTCCTACCGGGAACCTACTACATTCAACTGGAAGCGGCTCCCGCACAACCCAACACCAACTACACCCTGGCAATCACCACTACCCCCGACCGCGCAGGCAGTACTCCCAATCAAGCCTTGGATCTGGGAACCCTGACCCAAACCCAAACGGTGAGCAATTGGCTCGGCTCTAGCAATACCAGCGATTATTACCGCTTCACGTTGAATCGAGACATCAATTTGTCACTTGCCCTCAACGGTTTAGGACAATCAGTTGGGAGCATTGCTCTGTTAGACAGCAACGACTCAACCCTACAATTTGCCACGGGGTCTGGTTCAACTGCCTCCATTACCCAGGACTTAACCGCAGGCACCTATTACGTGCAGGTGTTGGGCAACAGTGACTACACGCTGACTCTCAATCTGCCCGCAGCAGATTTGGTAGCAACTGCTTTTAGCACGCCCTATGCACTCAGTGTAGGTTCCTCATTTACCACACAGTTTCAACTGCAAAACGTGGGTACTGAATCCGTAGGAGCATTTCGGGTCAACTTCTATCTGTCAAGCGATACCCAAATCACCAGGGGCGATCGCCTTTTAGGTCACTACGATATTGCCGCTCTCAATGCCAACAGCCGCACCGGAACCCTCAATACTGTGTTAACGCTCCCCGATGCCAATGATCTGTTCTGGCAAACCGATGGCACCTACTATATCGGCATGGCGATCGACCCCTTGAGAGCAGTCCGAGAAACCGATGAAACCAACAACAGCAACCAGGGTATCACGTTCGATCAGGATGCGGTTAATATCAGTGGCTTACCCAACACCCGCCCGTTCAACATCGACATTGATTACAGCAGTGATACGATTGGCTGGTTTACCCCTCAGCGACGTGCTGCATTAGAAGCTGCTGCTAGTATTTGGGAAAAGATCATTCAAAATGACTTGTTTGGTGCAATTGACCTGACATTAAATGTCAGGGCAGATGAGTTGGGTGGAACTACCGCCGGAAGAGCCTGGGCTAGCTCTGAATTCAATCCCAATGCTTCGATCGAGTTTGACCTGTCTACTAACTGGTTTTTTGATGCCAGTCCCAACACTGCCGATGACATTCCCGCCAACACGCTCGATTTTATCTCCGTCGCTGTGCATGAAATTGGGCATACCCTCGGTTTTTCGGGAGTGGATAACGAGTTCAATAGTCGTGTCGTCAATGGAGCGTTTACAGGCATCAATGCCAGAGCTTACAACGGGGGCAACTCAATTCCGCTATCGGGTGATGGCTCTCACATTCGCCCCGGTTATGAGTTTGGCACCAGTGGCGCACCCCTGATGAATCCATTTGTTGCCTCTGGTACGCGCATATTACCAACCGTTCTTGATTTGGCGATTCTGGATGATATTCGTTTCACCGTGAACTACGGTGCAGCGTCTCAAAATCGGTCTAACAATTCTGCCTCCTCGCAACCCATCAGCTACGCTCAGTGTGGTTGTGCTGCCTGCATCACCAATCTCAATTCCGATCGCCAGTCGGTCTTTTCGGGCATCTAA
- a CDS encoding response regulator, with the protein MNALSPVFNSVGAISILIVDDQPDNLRTLSKLLTQEGFVVRQALNGQAALNTVQADVPDLILLDIRMPIMDGYEICSRLKANRLTQHIPVIFLSALNDVLDKARAFSMGGADYITKPFQIEEVLVRIQHQLTIRSQQQQLLNLNQRLQHLNVDLERRVQVRTLELEQALTLERTLKRISDEVRDTLDQNQILQTVVTELAKALECHCCNAVLYSPDRLTSTVRYEYVQPGQVTTQGQTLYIADTPKIYEQLHQQHWFAFCQVQPASTSDHSAILACPIFDDQVERHGILGELWILKPMLSSFSEQEIHLVEQVANQCAIALRQAQLYDASQNQIKELERLNQLKNDFLSTISHELRSPLANMKMALQLIDALTFQGQILVEQLLQSPTSSSKVIQYFEILKQECDRELQLVNDLLDLQHLEAGTHALQPTTINLHGWLNHIVEAFYLRAQEQQQHLRLTIDPDLPALTIDLLSLSRIVTELLMNACKYTPAHETIMISADVKQEILSLQVCNTGVEIAPKELSRVFDKFYRIPNNDPWKHGGTGLGLALTKKLVEQLDGAIEATSQNNVTCFTVRLPLRSPRH; encoded by the coding sequence ATGAATGCGTTATCTCCCGTTTTTAACTCTGTCGGTGCGATTAGTATTCTGATTGTGGATGACCAACCTGACAATCTACGAACCCTCTCCAAACTGCTCACTCAAGAAGGGTTCGTTGTCCGGCAGGCACTCAACGGACAGGCTGCTCTAAACACGGTGCAGGCGGATGTGCCCGATTTGATCCTGCTTGATATTCGTATGCCCATCATGGATGGCTATGAAATCTGCTCTCGACTCAAGGCAAATCGATTAACACAACATATCCCTGTAATTTTTTTAAGTGCTCTCAACGATGTGTTGGATAAGGCAAGAGCCTTCTCAATGGGGGGTGCAGATTACATTACAAAACCCTTTCAAATTGAGGAGGTTTTAGTCCGAATTCAACATCAACTGACCATTCGATCACAGCAACAACAACTGCTCAATCTCAATCAACGATTACAACATTTGAATGTTGATTTAGAACGTCGGGTTCAAGTACGCACGCTCGAACTGGAACAAGCCTTAACCCTGGAACGGACTCTAAAGCGCATTTCGGATGAAGTACGCGATACTCTGGATCAAAATCAAATTTTGCAAACAGTTGTTACAGAACTGGCAAAAGCGTTGGAGTGTCATTGTTGTAATGCGGTGCTCTATAGCCCCGATCGCCTCACCTCTACCGTTCGCTATGAGTATGTTCAACCGGGACAAGTGACAACGCAGGGACAAACGCTTTACATCGCAGATACCCCTAAGATCTACGAACAGTTACACCAACAGCACTGGTTTGCCTTTTGCCAAGTGCAACCCGCCTCCACCTCCGATCACTCGGCAATTTTGGCTTGCCCGATCTTTGATGATCAGGTTGAACGACACGGCATTTTAGGAGAACTGTGGATACTTAAGCCAATGCTTTCCAGTTTTAGTGAACAGGAAATTCATTTAGTGGAGCAAGTGGCGAATCAATGTGCGATCGCCCTCCGTCAGGCACAACTCTATGATGCCTCTCAAAACCAGATCAAGGAACTGGAGCGGCTCAATCAACTCAAAAATGATTTCCTCAGCACCATTTCTCATGAGTTACGCAGTCCCTTAGCAAATATGAAAATGGCATTGCAATTGATAGATGCTTTAACGTTTCAGGGACAAATTTTAGTAGAACAGTTATTACAATCTCCGACTTCTTCCAGCAAAGTTATTCAGTATTTTGAGATTCTTAAACAGGAGTGCGATCGCGAATTGCAACTTGTGAATGACCTCCTCGACTTACAGCATTTAGAAGCAGGGACTCATGCGCTGCAACCAACTACGATTAACTTGCATGGGTGGTTAAATCATATCGTTGAAGCTTTTTATCTACGCGCTCAAGAGCAACAACAACACTTACGACTGACGATTGATCCAGATCTCCCCGCACTGACAATTGACTTGCTCAGCTTAAGTCGAATTGTTACTGAATTGTTGATGAATGCCTGCAAATATACGCCAGCTCATGAAACAATTATGATCTCGGCTGACGTTAAGCAAGAGATTTTGTCGCTGCAAGTGTGTAATACGGGGGTTGAAATTGCACCCAAGGAACTGTCCCGCGTATTCGATAAGTTTTACCGCATTCCCAATAATGACCCCTGGAAGCATGGGGGTACGGGTTTAGGGTTGGCACTGACCAAAAAGTTAGTGGAACAACTAGATGGGGCGATCGAAGCCACCAGTCAAAACAACGTCACCTGTTTTACAGTACGATTGCCGTTGCGATCGCCCCGTCACTAA